A window of the Mesoplasma florum L1 genome harbors these coding sequences:
- a CDS encoding DEAD/DEAH box helicase has translation MTFKELQLSDKVLVALEKANFNEATEIQARAIPLFLEGKNIFGKSSTGTGKTASFVLPILEKIEPNKRRVQAVIMAPTRELAMQIVNQIRIFGSRIENLVIAPLIGGADMRDQIKRLKDSQIVVGTPGRVNDHLNRKTLKLDDVRTIILDEADEMLKMGFKNEIDALFERVSPDVQIGLFSATTSPKVMQIANDYMNEYDVIEIENQIEVNANITNTFIFTKGFSKEDLIVKVFKKHKPKRAIVFSNTKNHTDKIADNLEAAGIRAIVINGDKRQSQRSRAIAKFRNNEISVLVATDVVARGIDITGVDYVINYDVSMEDEHFVHRIGRTGRNNTKGDSITFVQNQNVLRQIKGIEKNFNLIIDEMQISEYGEVDKQEGRGNSNRSSRGDRRDSGRGDRRDSNRGDRRDSGRNERRDSNRGRDDRRNAGHNDRRDFAHGERKRTSERLDSRSSAWTSQSWEERMLSLSPEEKEFAKKALSLVDDYSVNENQDSNQNVFERNDRRDSGRGDRRSSGRGRGDRSGSNRGRDDRRSSGRGRDDRRDSNRGRDERRNSNRGRDDRRTDGQERDNKKFEGTRHSSWDVKTDYSKQDSGRWERVTGKEKRPDSFNKKDGFNSNNERDERRNRRSSGRGEWVHSGPRENKGSGTRNRRNSSSNSSSRKPKNKW, from the coding sequence ATGACATTTAAAGAATTACAATTAAGCGACAAAGTATTAGTCGCACTGGAAAAAGCTAATTTTAACGAAGCTACAGAAATTCAAGCTAGAGCAATACCACTTTTCCTAGAAGGAAAAAACATTTTTGGTAAATCAAGCACTGGTACAGGTAAAACAGCATCATTTGTATTACCAATCTTAGAAAAAATAGAACCAAACAAAAGAAGAGTTCAAGCCGTTATAATGGCACCAACAAGAGAATTAGCAATGCAAATTGTTAACCAAATTAGAATATTTGGATCAAGAATAGAAAATCTAGTAATAGCACCATTAATCGGTGGAGCTGATATGCGAGATCAAATTAAAAGACTGAAAGACTCACAAATAGTTGTGGGAACTCCAGGAAGGGTTAATGACCACTTAAATAGAAAAACCTTAAAATTAGATGATGTTAGAACAATCATTTTAGATGAAGCTGATGAAATGCTAAAAATGGGATTTAAAAACGAAATTGATGCTTTATTTGAAAGAGTTTCACCAGATGTTCAAATTGGTTTATTTTCAGCTACAACATCACCAAAAGTAATGCAAATTGCTAATGATTATATGAATGAATATGACGTTATTGAAATTGAAAATCAAATAGAAGTTAATGCTAATATTACAAATACTTTTATTTTCACAAAAGGTTTTAGCAAAGAAGATTTAATTGTTAAAGTATTTAAAAAACACAAACCTAAAAGAGCTATAGTGTTTTCAAACACAAAAAATCATACAGATAAAATTGCAGATAATTTAGAAGCAGCAGGAATTAGAGCTATAGTTATTAATGGTGATAAAAGACAATCACAAAGATCAAGAGCTATTGCAAAATTTAGAAACAATGAAATATCAGTTTTAGTTGCAACTGATGTTGTTGCTCGTGGAATTGATATTACAGGTGTTGACTACGTAATTAACTATGATGTATCAATGGAAGACGAACATTTTGTTCATAGAATTGGTAGAACAGGAAGAAATAATACAAAAGGTGATTCAATTACTTTTGTACAAAATCAAAATGTTTTAAGACAAATAAAAGGAATAGAAAAAAACTTTAATTTAATTATTGATGAAATGCAAATTTCTGAATATGGTGAAGTAGACAAGCAAGAAGGAAGAGGGAACTCAAATAGAAGTTCACGTGGAGATAGAAGAGATTCAGGTCGTGGAGATAGAAGAGATTCAAATCGTGGAGATAGAAGAGATTCAGGTCGCAATGAAAGAAGAGATTCAAATCGTGGTCGTGATGACAGAAGAAATGCTGGACACAATGATAGAAGAGACTTTGCTCATGGCGAAAGAAAAAGAACAAGTGAAAGACTAGATAGCAGAAGTAGCGCTTGAACTTCTCAATCATGAGAAGAAAGAATGCTATCTTTATCACCAGAAGAAAAAGAATTTGCTAAAAAAGCTTTATCTTTAGTTGATGATTATTCAGTGAATGAAAATCAAGATAGCAATCAAAATGTTTTTGAAAGAAATGACAGAAGAGATTCAGGTCGAGGAGACAGAAGAAGTTCAGGTCGTGGTCGTGGAGACAGAAGTGGTTCAAACCGTGGCCGTGATGACAGAAGAAGTTCAGGTCGTGGTCGCGATGACAGAAGAGATTCAAACCGTGGTCGTGATGAAAGAAGAAACTCAAACCGTGGTCGTGATGACAGAAGAACAGATGGTCAAGAAAGAGATAATAAAAAATTTGAAGGTACTAGACATTCTTCATGAGATGTTAAAACTGATTATTCTAAACAAGATTCAGGCCGTTGAGAAAGAGTTACAGGAAAAGAAAAAAGACCAGATTCATTTAATAAAAAAGACGGGTTTAATTCAAATAATGAAAGAGACGAAAGAAGAAACAGAAGAAGTTCTGGTCGTGGAGAATGAGTTCATTCAGGTCCAAGAGAAAACAAGGGATCAGGAACACGTAACAGAAGAAATTCTTCTTCAAATAGTTCTTCAAGAAAACCAAAAAATAAATGATAA
- a CDS encoding glycoside hydrolase family 32 protein, whose translation MKLNKETILNLITEHNQDDIKKANELVASDKYYRPTYHIAPPNGLLNDPNGLVYIDGEHYIHYQWSPLQPYHGMKHWRLVKTKDFVNYDDLGVSVIPTEEFERTGAFSGSAFKEKDGVKIYYTGNIEENGEMIEEVQIKADFIDEKIVNKRVVVEHDKNLFTPHVRDPKIFEYENNKYMIFGAQCKADMLGGLVFYKTDDMEKYTFDRILKPSLDQTYGYMWECPNLDYLEGKMLFMQSSEGWFNEENPYELNSSRNVVYTQIDKLDFENNKLNEKSILKTMDFGHDFYAPQTYWVDKKLLMIGWLGAVDVQYPTDEYSWHSMLTIPRELSWSKEILVQKPYSEFKKNVLTKTTKKAFKELSVNKAIHLEFDLSDNLDIKILNEKNEFIEIKFTDKEIILDRTNQTAKVDWNFETPRKALRKFKNQKVEIFIDSSSIEIFADNYETIFTSRFFVKNFNKIQLNKEHEMLLSDIKEMKLK comes from the coding sequence ATGAAATTAAATAAAGAAACAATATTAAATTTAATAACAGAACATAATCAAGATGATATTAAAAAAGCAAATGAATTAGTAGCAAGTGATAAATATTATAGACCAACATATCATATAGCACCTCCAAATGGATTATTGAATGATCCAAATGGATTAGTTTATATAGATGGAGAACATTATATTCATTATCAATGATCACCACTTCAACCATATCATGGGATGAAACATTGACGTTTAGTTAAAACTAAAGATTTTGTTAATTATGATGATTTAGGTGTATCAGTAATACCAACAGAAGAATTCGAAAGAACAGGAGCATTTTCTGGATCAGCATTTAAAGAAAAAGACGGAGTAAAAATTTACTACACAGGTAATATTGAAGAAAATGGCGAAATGATTGAAGAAGTGCAAATCAAAGCAGACTTCATTGATGAAAAAATTGTAAATAAAAGAGTTGTTGTAGAGCACGATAAAAATCTTTTCACACCTCACGTAAGAGATCCAAAAATATTTGAATATGAAAATAACAAATATATGATTTTTGGTGCTCAGTGTAAAGCTGATATGCTTGGTGGGTTAGTTTTCTACAAAACTGATGATATGGAAAAATATACTTTTGATAGAATACTAAAACCATCATTAGACCAAACCTATGGATACATGTGAGAATGCCCTAATTTAGATTATCTAGAAGGAAAAATGCTATTTATGCAATCATCAGAAGGGTGATTTAATGAAGAAAATCCTTATGAACTAAATAGCTCAAGAAATGTTGTTTATACTCAAATAGATAAATTAGATTTTGAAAACAATAAATTGAATGAAAAATCAATTTTAAAAACAATGGATTTCGGACATGATTTTTATGCACCGCAAACTTATTGAGTTGATAAAAAACTTTTAATGATAGGTTGATTAGGTGCGGTTGATGTTCAATATCCAACAGATGAATACTCATGACACTCAATGTTAACAATACCAAGAGAACTAAGCTGATCAAAAGAAATTTTAGTTCAAAAACCTTACTCAGAATTCAAAAAAAATGTTTTAACTAAAACAACTAAAAAAGCATTTAAAGAATTAAGTGTAAATAAAGCAATACATTTAGAGTTTGATTTAAGCGATAATTTAGACATTAAAATTCTTAACGAAAAAAATGAATTTATAGAAATAAAATTTACTGATAAAGAAATAATTTTAGATAGAACAAATCAAACTGCAAAAGTTGATTGAAATTTTGAAACACCAAGAAAAGCATTAAGAAAATTCAAAAATCAAAAAGTTGAAATATTTATTGATTCATCATCAATTGAAATATTTGCGGATAATTATGAAACAATTTTTACTTCAAGATTTTTTGTAAAAAACTTTAATAAAATTCAATTAAATAAAGAACATGAAATGTTACTATCTGATATTAAAGAAATGAAATTAAAATAA
- a CDS encoding PTS transporter subunit EIIB, with translation MKHAKINSHFYDECKKVREAVGGIKNIELINRCSTRIRIKVIDITKLNLNKLEGSKIFVKTLLKDDFVQLIVNENIDEVFLNLLKSLKISYEEIPNDFEVRVNKEGNFFKVVTDGISVIVKPLIPLLITMAIVATLSNVFNGIDFGSGTLSETGQFAKAVGEMFDILQKALNLAFSIMIPWSIFKLMKGSQAIGISIGIVLCFHGLISTNDIMSGEYGGIFKWFGDASFLESGYPWKISYVGQILPIVAMSFIAVYIERFANKFDIPVFKEMVAIPMITISTFFIGILLVGPLGLLLTYGMNEGVVWATTDNVAKYIFNPILGLALPWLVITGLIQVLVVINLQQFTTFGGTTMMPMFTQLNIAVATSILAVTIINRHNKELKRTAIPSYSLAYVSGSTEPALFGVGLKFVYPVIAASIGATVGIIITTFAGVICTNGNASLLVFLSITTKPEILDKFNIHTIAGGPYLWMAIAIVATFITTFFATIGLSKIKVFKEMNAKVLERDFSVN, from the coding sequence ATGAAACATGCAAAAATAAACAGCCACTTTTACGACGAATGTAAAAAAGTAAGAGAAGCTGTCGGTGGAATAAAAAACATCGAGTTAATTAATAGATGTTCAACAAGAATCAGAATCAAAGTTATTGACATAACAAAATTAAATTTGAATAAACTTGAAGGTTCTAAAATTTTTGTTAAAACATTATTAAAAGATGACTTTGTTCAATTGATTGTTAACGAGAATATTGATGAAGTTTTCTTAAATTTATTAAAATCGCTAAAAATTTCATATGAAGAGATTCCTAACGATTTTGAAGTAAGAGTTAATAAAGAGGGGAACTTTTTTAAAGTAGTAACTGATGGAATTTCTGTTATTGTAAAACCTCTTATACCTCTTTTGATAACAATGGCCATAGTAGCTACATTATCAAATGTATTTAATGGTATAGATTTTGGATCAGGAACTTTATCAGAAACTGGTCAATTTGCAAAAGCAGTTGGGGAAATGTTTGATATTTTACAAAAAGCATTAAACTTAGCTTTCTCAATAATGATTCCTTGATCAATTTTTAAACTTATGAAAGGTAGTCAAGCAATTGGTATATCAATTGGTATTGTATTATGTTTTCATGGTTTGATAAGCACAAATGACATTATGAGTGGAGAATATGGTGGCATATTTAAATGATTTGGAGATGCATCATTCCTTGAATCAGGATATCCTTGAAAAATATCATATGTTGGTCAAATACTTCCTATAGTTGCGATGAGTTTTATTGCAGTCTATATTGAAAGATTTGCAAACAAATTTGATATACCTGTATTTAAAGAAATGGTTGCAATACCAATGATTACAATTTCTACATTCTTTATTGGTATTTTATTGGTAGGTCCATTAGGCTTATTATTAACATATGGAATGAATGAAGGTGTGGTTTGAGCAACTACAGATAATGTTGCTAAATATATATTTAATCCAATTTTAGGATTAGCCTTACCTTGGTTAGTTATTACCGGATTAATTCAAGTTTTGGTAGTTATTAACTTACAACAGTTTACTACATTTGGTGGAACAACAATGATGCCGATGTTTACACAATTAAATATTGCAGTAGCAACTTCAATCTTAGCTGTAACAATTATAAATAGACATAATAAAGAATTAAAAAGAACAGCAATACCTTCATATTCATTAGCATATGTAAGTGGATCGACTGAACCAGCATTATTTGGTGTAGGATTAAAATTTGTTTATCCAGTTATTGCAGCAAGTATTGGTGCAACTGTTGGTATTATAATAACAACATTCGCTGGAGTGATTTGTACAAATGGTAATGCTTCATTGTTAGTATTTTTATCAATTACAACTAAACCTGAAATATTAGATAAATTTAACATACACACAATAGCTGGTGGGCCATACTTATGAATGGCAATAGCTATTGTGGCAACATTTATAACAACTTTCTTTGCAACAATTGGTTTATCAAAAATTAAAGTTTTCAAAGAAATGAATGCAAAAGTTTTAGAAAGAGATTTTTCGGTGAATTAA
- the nrdE gene encoding class 1b ribonucleoside-diphosphate reductase subunit alpha has protein sequence MEDKKINTLSGTDESDEYVTLNARAKILAAGSDNFKLDVDAAKAYLKHHVEPRLVKFGSVKERIEYLVSNGYYEEELINKYTIEQIEEITDIAYGFHREFPSFMGAMKFYNSYGLKTFDGQKYLENFEDRAVMNALFLGNGNFESATKTLRQLMLGRFQPATPTFLNAGKKQRGEYVSCYLLRVEDNMESICRAVTTSLQLSKRGGGVALCLTNLRELGAPIKQIANQATGVIPVMKILEDSFSYANQLGQRQGAGAVYLNAHHPDVMSFLDTKRENADEKIRIKSLSLGLVIPDITFELAQKNEEMALFSPYDVEREYGKAMSDISITQEYQNLVKNPNIKKTYINARKFFLTVAELHFESGYPYILFDDTVNNNNAHAATGRIVMSNLCSEIAQVSTPSTFNDDLSFKSMGDDICCNLGSLNIAKVMESGAEFAEVIEHSINALDLVSRTSDLSSAPSIQQGNKKNHAVGLGAMNLHGFLATNFIWYNSIEAVDFTNMFFYAMAYNAFKASHKLALQYGTFDGFETSQFADGSWFNKYTKCAEDKWTPETQRVRELFAQYNVTIPTQKDWIELVELIKKDGIANSHLMAVAPTGSISYLSSCTPSLQPVVAPIEVRKEGKLGRIYVPAYNINFDNMAYYALGAYEVGPMPIIDIVAAAQQHVDQAISLTLFMTDQVTTRDLNKAYIHAFKKKCASIYYVRVRQEVLEDSENYECDACVI, from the coding sequence ATGGAAGATAAAAAAATAAATACATTATCTGGAACAGATGAAAGTGACGAATATGTTACTTTAAATGCCAGAGCTAAAATATTAGCTGCTGGATCAGATAACTTCAAATTAGATGTTGATGCTGCTAAAGCTTATTTAAAACATCATGTTGAACCTAGATTAGTAAAATTTGGTTCAGTTAAAGAAAGAATAGAATACCTAGTTTCTAATGGATACTACGAAGAAGAACTTATAAATAAATATACAATAGAACAAATTGAAGAAATTACTGATATTGCTTATGGATTTCACCGTGAATTCCCAAGTTTTATGGGAGCTATGAAATTTTACAATTCATATGGTTTAAAAACTTTTGATGGACAAAAATATTTAGAAAATTTTGAGGATAGAGCAGTAATGAATGCTTTATTCTTAGGAAATGGTAATTTTGAATCTGCAACAAAAACATTAAGACAATTAATGCTGGGTAGATTTCAACCAGCTACACCTACATTCTTAAATGCAGGTAAAAAACAACGTGGTGAATATGTTTCTTGTTACTTATTAAGAGTAGAAGACAACATGGAATCAATTTGTCGTGCTGTTACAACATCACTACAATTATCAAAACGTGGTGGTGGAGTTGCTTTATGTTTAACTAATCTACGTGAATTAGGCGCACCAATAAAACAAATCGCTAACCAAGCAACTGGTGTTATCCCAGTTATGAAAATATTAGAAGATTCATTCTCATATGCAAATCAATTAGGTCAAAGACAAGGTGCTGGAGCTGTTTATTTAAATGCTCACCACCCAGATGTTATGTCATTCTTAGATACTAAAAGAGAAAATGCTGATGAAAAAATCCGTATTAAATCATTATCACTAGGATTAGTTATTCCAGATATTACTTTTGAATTAGCTCAAAAAAATGAAGAAATGGCTTTATTTAGTCCTTATGATGTTGAAAGAGAATATGGAAAAGCAATGTCAGATATTTCAATTACTCAAGAGTATCAAAATCTAGTTAAAAACCCTAATATTAAAAAAACTTATATTAATGCGAGAAAATTCTTTTTAACTGTTGCTGAATTACACTTTGAAAGTGGTTACCCATACATCTTATTTGATGATACAGTAAACAACAATAATGCTCACGCAGCAACTGGAAGAATTGTTATGAGTAACTTATGTAGTGAAATTGCACAAGTTTCAACACCAAGTACATTTAACGATGATTTAAGTTTCAAAAGCATGGGAGACGATATCTGTTGTAATTTAGGAAGTCTTAACATTGCTAAAGTAATGGAAAGTGGAGCTGAATTTGCAGAAGTTATTGAACACTCAATTAATGCTTTAGATCTAGTTTCAAGAACAAGTGATTTAAGTAGTGCTCCTTCAATTCAACAAGGAAACAAAAAAAATCATGCTGTAGGATTAGGTGCTATGAACTTACATGGTTTCTTAGCTACAAACTTCATTTGATATAACTCAATTGAAGCGGTTGATTTTACAAACATGTTCTTCTATGCAATGGCATATAACGCATTTAAAGCATCTCACAAATTAGCTTTACAATATGGCACATTTGATGGATTTGAAACATCACAATTTGCTGATGGAAGTTGATTTAACAAATATACTAAATGCGCAGAAGATAAATGAACTCCTGAAACTCAAAGAGTTAGAGAATTATTTGCTCAATATAATGTAACTATTCCAACTCAAAAAGATTGAATTGAATTAGTTGAACTAATTAAAAAAGATGGAATTGCTAACTCACATTTAATGGCTGTTGCTCCTACAGGATCAATTAGTTACTTATCTTCATGTACTCCAAGTTTACAACCAGTTGTAGCACCAATTGAAGTACGTAAAGAAGGAAAATTAGGAAGAATTTATGTTCCAGCATACAACATTAATTTTGATAACATGGCTTACTATGCTTTAGGAGCATATGAAGTTGGACCAATGCCAATTATTGATATTGTTGCAGCAGCTCAACAACACGTTGATCAAGCTATATCATTAACATTATTTATGACAGACCAAGTTACAACTCGTGACTTAAACAAAGCATACATTCATGCATTTAAGAAAAAATGTGCATCAATCTACTACGTACGTGTAAGACAAGAAGTATTAGAAGATAGTGAAAACTATGAATGCGACGCATGTGTAATTTAA
- the nrdI gene encoding class Ib ribonucleoside-diphosphate reductase assembly flavoprotein NrdI, translating to MHDDIKLVSGEEIVKPTGEVHVVYFSSISNNTHRFIQKLSVKNSRIPYELEEEINVDSDYVLITPTYSGGGEFTSGAVPKQVIKFLNKENNRNYCRGVIASGNTNFGNTFAMAGPILSKKLNVPLLYQFELLGTQNDVEKINEILKEFWGK from the coding sequence ATGCACGATGATATTAAGTTAGTTTCAGGTGAAGAAATTGTTAAGCCTACAGGAGAAGTGCATGTAGTTTACTTCTCATCAATTTCAAATAACACACATAGATTTATTCAAAAACTAAGTGTTAAGAATTCAAGAATACCTTACGAATTAGAAGAAGAAATTAATGTTGATTCTGATTACGTATTAATCACACCAACATATAGTGGTGGTGGTGAATTTACTTCGGGAGCAGTTCCAAAACAAGTAATTAAATTTTTAAACAAGGAAAATAATAGAAATTATTGTAGAGGTGTAATCGCATCAGGTAATACTAACTTTGGTAATACTTTTGCGATGGCAGGACCAATTCTTTCAAAAAAACTTAATGTTCCATTGTTGTATCAATTTGAATTATTAGGAACTCAAAACGATGTAGAAAAAATCAATGAAATATTGAAAGAATTTTGAGGGAAATAA
- the nrdF gene encoding class 1b ribonucleoside-diphosphate reductase subunit beta — MAKIKNQYYNESVSPIEYAQQGFKGKMRSVNWNVVNDEKDLEVWNRITQNFWLPEKIPVSNDLTSWRTLTPEWQELITRTFTGLTLLDTIQATVGDVAQVPNSLTDHEQVIYTNFAFMVAVHARSYGSIFSTLCSSEQIEEAHEWVINTETLQERAKALIPYYVNDDPLKSKVAAALMPGFLLYGGFYLPFYLSARGKLPNTSDIIRLILRDKVIHNYYSGYKYQKKVAKLSPEKQAEMKEFVFKLLYELIDLEKAYLKELYEDFGLADDAIRFSVYNAGKFLQNLGYDSPFTEEETRIEPEIFTQLSARADENHDFFSGNGSSYIMGVSEETEDDDWEF, encoded by the coding sequence ATGGCAAAAATAAAAAACCAATATTACAACGAGTCTGTTTCGCCAATTGAATATGCGCAACAAGGATTTAAAGGAAAAATGCGTTCAGTAAACTGAAACGTAGTAAATGATGAAAAAGATTTAGAGGTATGAAATAGAATTACACAAAACTTCTGATTGCCTGAAAAAATTCCAGTTTCAAATGATTTAACTTCATGAAGAACTTTGACACCAGAATGACAAGAATTAATTACAAGAACTTTTACAGGATTAACATTGTTAGATACAATTCAAGCTACTGTTGGTGATGTGGCTCAAGTTCCTAACTCATTAACTGACCATGAACAAGTAATTTACACAAACTTTGCATTTATGGTTGCAGTTCACGCTAGATCATATGGTTCAATCTTTTCAACTTTATGTTCAAGTGAACAAATTGAAGAGGCTCATGAATGAGTTATCAATACAGAAACATTACAAGAAAGAGCTAAAGCATTAATTCCTTATTATGTGAATGATGACCCTTTAAAGTCAAAAGTTGCAGCTGCTTTAATGCCAGGCTTCTTATTATATGGAGGCTTCTATTTACCATTTTACCTATCAGCTAGAGGTAAATTACCAAACACTTCAGATATTATTAGATTAATATTAAGAGATAAAGTTATACATAACTACTATAGTGGTTATAAATATCAAAAGAAAGTTGCTAAACTTTCTCCAGAAAAACAAGCTGAAATGAAAGAATTTGTTTTTAAATTATTATATGAATTAATAGATTTAGAAAAAGCTTATTTGAAAGAATTGTATGAGGATTTTGGATTAGCTGATGATGCTATTAGATTTAGTGTTTACAACGCAGGTAAATTTTTACAAAATTTAGGTTATGATTCACCGTTTACAGAAGAAGAAACAAGAATTGAGCCAGAAATATTCACACAATTATCAGCTAGAGCTGATGAAAACCATGATTTCTTTTCAGGGAATGGCTCATCATATATTATGGGAGTTTCAGAAGAAACTGAAGATGACGATTGGGAGTTTTAA
- the trmFO gene encoding methylenetetrahydrofolate--tRNA-(uracil(54)-C(5))-methyltransferase (FADH(2)-oxidizing) TrmFO — translation MKNKTVNIIGAGLAGTEAAYQLAKRNIKVKLFEVKRITKNPVQVLDGFAELVCSNSLRSNELTNAVGTLKEEMRLLDSLIIRAAEYAQVPAGGSLAVDRVLFSEYITKEISSNENIEVIDLEVENINPNELTLIASGPLTTNKLQEQITKLIGNDDFYFYDAVAPIIEKESINMEIAYQKNRYDKGETSDYINCPMSKEEYLNFYKELINAEISIGHLPGEAELKYFEGCMPVEAMAKRGVDTLLFGPMKPRGLNKPDGTRNHAVVQLRQDDANDRLYNIVGFQTNLKWPEQKRIFSMIPGLENAKFVRYGVMHKNNFINSPKVLNKYLQLKTNENIFFAGQITGVEGYVESCVSGLITAINIANFINGKEMQVPSSKSVSGALLNYINKASITNFQPMKANWGIVDEIEFKRPNRKVTKQEIKKMKNEKISELAIDSIKDFIKNI, via the coding sequence ATGAAAAATAAAACAGTAAATATTATTGGAGCTGGTTTAGCAGGAACAGAAGCTGCATACCAACTAGCTAAAAGAAATATAAAAGTTAAACTTTTCGAAGTTAAAAGAATAACTAAAAATCCCGTCCAAGTCTTGGACGGGTTTGCTGAATTAGTTTGCTCTAATTCTCTAAGAAGTAACGAATTAACTAATGCAGTCGGTACATTAAAAGAAGAAATGAGACTTTTAGATTCATTAATTATAAGAGCGGCTGAATATGCACAAGTTCCAGCTGGAGGAAGTTTAGCCGTTGATAGAGTTTTATTTTCTGAATATATAACAAAAGAAATAAGTTCTAATGAAAACATTGAAGTCATAGATCTTGAAGTTGAAAATATAAACCCAAATGAATTAACACTTATTGCATCAGGGCCTTTAACAACAAATAAACTACAAGAGCAAATTACAAAACTTATAGGAAATGATGATTTTTACTTTTATGATGCAGTTGCTCCGATTATAGAAAAAGAATCTATAAATATGGAAATTGCATATCAAAAAAATAGATATGACAAAGGTGAAACAAGCGATTATATAAATTGTCCAATGTCAAAAGAAGAATATTTAAATTTTTATAAAGAACTAATTAATGCAGAAATTTCTATAGGGCATTTACCTGGTGAAGCAGAATTAAAGTACTTTGAAGGGTGTATGCCAGTAGAAGCTATGGCCAAAAGAGGTGTTGATACTTTATTGTTTGGTCCAATGAAACCAAGAGGTTTAAATAAACCTGATGGAACAAGAAATCATGCTGTTGTTCAACTACGCCAAGATGATGCAAATGATAGACTTTATAATATTGTTGGTTTCCAAACAAACTTAAAATGACCTGAACAAAAAAGAATTTTTTCAATGATACCAGGTTTAGAAAACGCTAAGTTTGTTAGATATGGTGTAATGCATAAAAATAATTTTATAAACTCGCCTAAAGTTCTTAACAAATATTTACAATTAAAAACTAATGAAAACATATTTTTTGCTGGTCAAATAACAGGTGTAGAAGGATATGTTGAATCTTGTGTTTCTGGTTTGATCACAGCTATAAATATTGCTAATTTCATTAATGGAAAAGAAATGCAAGTACCATCATCTAAATCAGTTTCAGGTGCTTTACTTAACTATATAAACAAAGCTTCTATAACAAACTTTCAACCAATGAAAGCAAATTGAGGAATAGTTGATGAAATAGAATTTAAAAGACCTAATAGAAAAGTAACTAAGCAAGAAATTAAAAAAATGAAAAATGAAAAGATTTCAGAATTAGCAATTGATTCTATTAAGGATTTTATTAAAAATATTTAG